Proteins from a single region of Streptomyces spinoverrucosus:
- the hypE gene encoding hydrogenase expression/formation protein HypE, which translates to MSETTAAPDMLSWTCPAPLRDRPRVVMGHGGGGAMSAELIEQVVLPALGGRERAPLTDSATVELGGARLAFSTDSFVVRPLFFPGGSIGDLAVNGTVNDLAMSGARPAVLSCGLILEEGVEIDTVARVAEALGAAAQAAGVRVVTGDTKVVEAGHGDGVYINTSGIGLIPAGVDLRPERVVPGDVVIVSGAVGVHGVAIMSVRENMRFEVEIESDCAPLGGLVEAMLAITPDLRVLRDPTRGGLAASLNEIATASGTGIVVQERAVPVPPAVASACAMLGLDPMYVANEGKLVAFVPREHADAVLAAMRAHERGSEAAIVGEVVADHPGMVVARTGLGGTRVVDMPLGEQLPRIC; encoded by the coding sequence TTGTCTGAGACCACCGCCGCGCCGGACATGCTCTCCTGGACCTGCCCGGCGCCCCTGCGGGACCGGCCGCGCGTGGTGATGGGCCACGGCGGGGGCGGTGCCATGTCGGCCGAGCTCATCGAGCAGGTCGTCCTGCCCGCGCTGGGCGGGCGGGAGCGGGCGCCGCTGACCGACTCCGCGACCGTCGAGCTCGGCGGTGCGCGGCTCGCCTTCTCCACCGACTCCTTTGTCGTACGGCCGCTGTTCTTCCCCGGCGGGAGCATCGGTGACCTCGCCGTCAACGGCACGGTCAACGACCTCGCCATGAGCGGGGCCCGTCCGGCCGTCCTGTCGTGCGGGCTCATCCTGGAGGAGGGCGTCGAGATCGACACCGTCGCCAGGGTGGCCGAGGCGCTCGGTGCCGCCGCACAGGCCGCCGGGGTGCGGGTCGTGACCGGTGACACCAAGGTCGTCGAGGCCGGGCACGGGGACGGCGTCTACATCAACACCTCCGGCATCGGCCTGATCCCGGCCGGCGTGGATCTGCGCCCGGAGCGGGTCGTCCCGGGGGACGTCGTCATCGTCAGCGGGGCCGTCGGCGTGCACGGCGTGGCCATCATGAGCGTGCGCGAGAACATGCGGTTCGAGGTGGAGATCGAGAGCGACTGCGCGCCGCTCGGTGGGCTCGTCGAGGCGATGCTCGCCATCACACCGGACCTGCGTGTGCTGCGGGACCCGACCCGCGGGGGCCTGGCCGCCTCGCTCAACGAGATCGCCACGGCCTCGGGGACCGGGATCGTCGTCCAGGAACGTGCCGTGCCGGTGCCGCCTGCTGTGGCCAGTGCCTGCGCCATGCTGGGCCTGGACCCGATGTACGTGGCGAACGAGGGCAAGCTCGTCGCCTTCGTCCCCCGGGAGCACGCCGACGCGGTCCTCGCGGCGATGCGGGCGCACGAGCGGGGCTCCGAGGCGGCGATCGTCGGCGAGGTCGTCGCGGACCATCCGGGCATGGTCGTGGCCCGCACCGGGCTCGGCGGGACGCGGGTGGTGGACATGCCGCTGGGCGAACAGCTGCCGCGCATCTGCTGA
- a CDS encoding DUF6400 family protein has protein sequence MDDSPTPDHVPFTIDLTREEARRRAEVVAALGPDWDPVAVLREEEAAHALLYSGLSEEQERTYAMLVAAGVLPGRDTGDAPSH, from the coding sequence ATGGACGACAGCCCCACCCCCGACCACGTGCCCTTCACCATCGACCTCACGCGGGAGGAAGCCCGCCGGCGGGCCGAGGTGGTGGCGGCACTCGGGCCCGACTGGGACCCGGTGGCCGTGCTGCGGGAGGAGGAGGCCGCCCACGCCCTGCTCTACTCCGGCCTCAGCGAGGAGCAGGAGCGGACGTACGCCATGCTGGTGGCGGCCGGCGTACTGCCGGGACGGGACACGGGCGATGCGCCTTCCCATTGA
- a CDS encoding diacylglycerol/lipid kinase family protein, with translation MGSTSVEWRHGRQIWAARAALAAAAVAVLLPLAQGGVGGLVLLVVGLAGLGLTCAALWWTLSRRGPVRVAAALLAVAGPVGVIALFERANLLWVVTVSGLLWCAAVWSGRYALRSTGLRQGRLKEYRTPPPQRPFLLLNPRSGGGKVERFALREKAESLGAQVVLLDPEHHQDVAALARQAVADGADLLGVAGGDGTQALVAAVAAEHGLPFLVISAGTRNHFAMDLGLDRDDPATCLDALTDGVELRVDLCFAGDRPFVNNASFGVYGAVVQSPGYRDDKVGTALELLPDLLTRQRGPRLTAHADGTTFTDPQAVLVSNNPYRIDDPLGFGRRQRLNSGRLGVLSVKVDSAIEAAELLLDPQGFGARTAHEVIIEADEPQLEVGLDGEAVTLSTPVRCRIERRALRVRVPRDRPGVPDLPPRLDWRRLRKLAAAVGRTAVPARPWPTIRPHRDEPAHREDRAA, from the coding sequence GTGGGATCGACATCGGTGGAATGGCGGCACGGCCGGCAGATATGGGCCGCCAGGGCAGCCCTCGCGGCGGCGGCCGTGGCGGTCCTGCTGCCGCTGGCGCAGGGCGGCGTGGGCGGCCTCGTCCTGCTCGTCGTGGGGCTCGCGGGCCTCGGCCTCACCTGCGCCGCGCTGTGGTGGACCCTCTCCCGACGCGGGCCCGTGCGGGTAGCCGCCGCGCTGCTGGCCGTCGCCGGCCCCGTCGGTGTCATCGCGCTGTTCGAGCGGGCGAACCTCCTGTGGGTGGTCACCGTCTCCGGGCTGCTGTGGTGCGCGGCCGTGTGGAGCGGCCGGTACGCGCTGCGCAGCACCGGCCTGCGCCAAGGGCGGCTCAAGGAGTACCGGACCCCGCCCCCGCAGCGGCCCTTCCTGCTGCTGAACCCGCGCTCGGGCGGCGGCAAGGTGGAGAGGTTCGCACTGCGGGAGAAGGCCGAGAGCCTCGGCGCCCAGGTTGTCCTGCTCGACCCCGAGCACCACCAGGACGTCGCCGCACTCGCGCGCCAGGCCGTGGCCGACGGCGCCGACCTCCTGGGCGTCGCGGGCGGCGACGGCACCCAGGCGCTGGTGGCGGCGGTGGCCGCGGAGCACGGACTGCCGTTCCTGGTGATCTCGGCCGGCACCCGCAACCACTTCGCGATGGACCTCGGCCTGGACCGCGACGACCCCGCCACCTGCCTCGACGCGCTCACCGACGGCGTCGAACTGCGGGTGGACCTGTGCTTCGCGGGCGACCGCCCGTTCGTCAACAACGCCTCCTTCGGGGTGTACGGCGCGGTCGTGCAGAGCCCCGGCTACCGCGACGACAAGGTCGGTACGGCACTGGAGCTGCTGCCCGACCTGCTCACCCGGCAGCGCGGCCCCCGCCTGACCGCCCACGCCGACGGCACGACGTTCACCGACCCGCAGGCCGTGCTGGTGAGCAACAACCCGTACCGCATCGACGACCCCCTCGGCTTCGGCCGGCGCCAGCGGCTGAACTCCGGCAGGCTCGGCGTGCTCTCCGTGAAGGTGGACAGCGCCATCGAGGCCGCCGAGCTGCTGCTCGACCCGCAGGGTTTCGGGGCGCGCACGGCCCACGAGGTGATCATCGAAGCCGACGAGCCGCAGCTGGAGGTCGGCCTCGACGGTGAGGCCGTGACCCTGAGCACCCCCGTGCGCTGCCGCATCGAACGCCGTGCGCTGCGCGTACGCGTCCCCCGCGACCGGCCGGGCGTCCCCGACCTGCCGCCCCGCCTGGACTGGCGCCGACTGCGCAAGCTGGCGGCCGCGGTGGGGCGTACGGCCGTACCCGCACGCCCTTGGCCGACGATCCGCCCGCACCGCGACGAGCCCGCGCACCGGGAGGACCGGGCGGCCTGA
- a CDS encoding S1 family peptidase, with the protein MRRKRLMHAGLAALLMLGSWTAAGTLPASANDSSPTADAPQASTGLIQAMQRDFGLTKAGAEKRLAAEADARDVAPAARRAAGAAYGGSWFDAGAERLTVAVTSDAAASTVRAVRSTGAAVRTVQHSARELDATLARLDRLNAPQGVSSWHVDPAANTVVVNVVDSRRGDNDVRRFVSRARETGPVTVETVPAAPRTFAAGTVGGDPYYTGNVRCSIGFSVHGGFVTAGHCGGAGAAVRGWDGTHIGSFQGSSFPGNDYAWVNVGSGWWTVPVVLGWGQIPDRLVRGSAEAPVGTSICRSGSTTHWHCGTVLAKNETVNYSQGAVHQMTKTSVCAEPGDSGGSFISGDQAQGVTSGGWGNCSGGGETWFQPVNEILNRYGLTLHTA; encoded by the coding sequence TTGAGACGCAAGAGACTCATGCATGCCGGTCTGGCCGCTCTCCTCATGCTGGGCAGCTGGACCGCCGCTGGAACCCTCCCCGCCTCGGCGAACGACTCCTCCCCCACGGCCGACGCACCGCAGGCCTCCACGGGACTGATCCAGGCGATGCAGCGGGACTTCGGCCTGACGAAGGCCGGGGCCGAGAAGCGGCTCGCGGCCGAGGCCGACGCCCGGGACGTCGCGCCCGCCGCGCGCCGGGCCGCCGGAGCCGCGTACGGCGGTTCGTGGTTCGACGCCGGAGCCGAGCGGCTGACCGTGGCCGTCACCTCGGACGCCGCGGCCTCGACCGTACGGGCGGTCCGCTCCACCGGCGCGGCCGTCCGCACCGTGCAGCACAGCGCGCGCGAGCTCGACGCGACGCTGGCGCGCCTCGACCGGCTCAACGCGCCCCAGGGCGTGAGCAGTTGGCATGTCGACCCGGCCGCCAACACGGTCGTGGTGAACGTCGTGGACAGCCGGCGCGGCGACAACGATGTCCGGCGGTTCGTCTCCCGCGCCCGGGAGACCGGTCCGGTGACCGTGGAGACGGTGCCGGCCGCGCCGCGCACCTTCGCGGCCGGCACGGTCGGCGGCGACCCGTACTACACCGGCAACGTCCGCTGTTCCATCGGCTTCTCGGTGCACGGCGGGTTCGTCACCGCCGGGCACTGCGGCGGGGCCGGCGCCGCCGTCCGGGGCTGGGACGGCACGCACATCGGTTCGTTCCAGGGCTCCTCGTTCCCCGGCAACGACTACGCCTGGGTCAACGTCGGCAGCGGCTGGTGGACCGTCCCGGTCGTCCTCGGCTGGGGCCAGATCCCCGACCGGCTGGTGCGCGGCTCGGCCGAGGCGCCCGTCGGCACCTCCATCTGCCGGTCCGGCTCCACCACGCACTGGCACTGCGGCACCGTGCTGGCCAAGAACGAGACCGTCAACTACAGCCAGGGTGCGGTGCATCAGATGACGAAGACCAGCGTCTGCGCCGAACCCGGCGACTCCGGCGGCTCGTTCATCAGCGGTGACCAGGCCCAGGGCGTCACCTCCGGCGGCTGGGGGAACTGCTCCGGCGGCGGGGAGACCTGGTTCCAGCCGGTCAACGAGATCCTCAACCGGTACGGGCTGACACTGCACACGGCCTGA
- a CDS encoding PA14 domain-containing protein, whose product MRIGHFRIRDRLALLLAAVLGTAGLAATPAATAAEDPVEARGLKGEYYTHSAPGTFDFHELKATGFDPQLDFDSLESRLKAATGRSDDVSVRWTGRLVPEWTGPTTFSIIGDNGFRLWIDGEPVIDHWVDDWDREQTSAPVELTAGRSYDIKVEYFEHWGGSNLHLRWTPPNGVKTAIPQSAFRLPEGYDYDGAIATTVLQDGRTLRLDFAQELAAPPAGLTDHLDAVIGGATWPVGAARLDPTAPNSLLVGLDEPVVGNKTGTAPGLADIRYDGEGGLTARDGNVVNAFWSSGPNRSTYQLRTPWADDVTPANAHREYPRPQLTRDSWRNLNGTWQFAAASAGEEPPFGRNLDERILVPYPVESQLSGIERHEDRMWYRRTFTVPSDWRIGGGKRLQLNFGAVDWQSEVYVNGTKVASHQGGYDKFSADITDALVPGRTQELVVGVYDPTDSANGENPPVGKQRLDPSGIWYTPSSGIWQTVWLEPVAADHVDGLELTPDVATGTLTVEPQGARPGLPVTATAYDGDRPVATARGRSGEPLTLRIPRPRLWSPDDPFLYDLKVSVGRDRVGSYFGMRSVEVRKINGVPRTLLNGEPVFLMATLDQGFWPDGLHTAPTDEALAYDLRMHKKMGFNSVRKHIKVEPDRWFYWADRLGLLVWQDMPAMTAGVNPSAAARAQYEREMKEMIDEHISSPSIVMWVTFNEGWGQYDVGRIAAQAKAWDPSRLVNNQSGLNLGADGGTGDIMDEHGYPSPALPPHPDGERALVSGEYGGLGLAVPGHAWSVQQSYVDVDPATYTDDYLGKLDEVRALVCRGSNGAVYTQISDVEGELNGLLTYDRKVVKPDVRRLAAAHEALIEDASRATPAGCV is encoded by the coding sequence GTGCGCATCGGACACTTCAGAATCAGAGACCGCCTCGCACTGCTGTTAGCGGCCGTGCTGGGCACCGCGGGACTGGCCGCCACCCCCGCCGCGACCGCGGCCGAGGACCCCGTCGAGGCCCGCGGCCTCAAGGGCGAGTACTACACCCACTCGGCCCCCGGCACCTTCGACTTCCACGAGCTCAAAGCCACCGGTTTCGACCCCCAACTCGACTTCGACTCACTGGAGTCCCGCCTCAAGGCCGCCACCGGCCGGTCCGACGACGTCAGCGTCCGCTGGACCGGCCGTCTCGTGCCGGAGTGGACCGGACCCACCACCTTCTCGATCATCGGTGACAACGGTTTCCGGCTGTGGATCGACGGCGAGCCGGTCATCGACCACTGGGTGGACGACTGGGACCGCGAACAGACCAGCGCCCCCGTCGAGTTGACGGCGGGACGGTCGTACGACATCAAGGTCGAGTACTTCGAGCACTGGGGAGGCTCCAACCTCCACCTGCGCTGGACACCGCCGAACGGCGTCAAGACGGCGATCCCGCAGTCCGCCTTCCGCCTCCCCGAGGGCTACGACTACGACGGCGCCATCGCCACCACCGTGCTCCAGGACGGCCGTACGCTCCGCCTCGACTTCGCCCAGGAGCTCGCCGCGCCGCCCGCCGGTCTCACCGACCACCTCGACGCCGTGATCGGCGGCGCCACCTGGCCTGTGGGCGCGGCCCGGTTGGACCCAACAGCACCGAACTCGCTGCTCGTCGGCCTCGACGAACCCGTCGTCGGCAACAAGACCGGTACCGCGCCCGGCCTCGCGGACATCCGCTACGACGGCGAGGGCGGCCTCACCGCGCGGGACGGCAACGTTGTCAACGCCTTCTGGAGCAGCGGCCCGAACCGCTCCACCTACCAGCTGCGCACCCCCTGGGCCGACGACGTCACCCCGGCCAACGCCCACCGCGAGTACCCCCGCCCCCAGCTCACCCGGGACAGCTGGCGCAACCTCAACGGCACCTGGCAGTTCGCGGCCGCGAGCGCGGGGGAGGAGCCGCCGTTCGGCCGGAACCTCGACGAGCGGATCCTCGTCCCGTACCCGGTCGAGTCCCAGCTGTCGGGGATCGAACGGCACGAGGACCGCATGTGGTACCGCCGCACCTTCACCGTCCCGTCCGACTGGCGGATCGGCGGCGGAAAACGCCTCCAGCTGAACTTCGGCGCCGTCGACTGGCAGTCCGAGGTCTACGTCAACGGCACCAAGGTCGCCTCGCACCAGGGCGGTTACGACAAGTTCTCCGCCGACATCACCGACGCCCTCGTACCCGGCCGCACCCAGGAACTCGTCGTCGGCGTCTACGACCCCACGGACTCGGCGAACGGCGAGAACCCGCCCGTCGGCAAGCAGCGCCTCGACCCGAGCGGCATCTGGTACACCCCCTCGTCCGGCATCTGGCAGACGGTCTGGCTGGAACCGGTCGCCGCCGACCACGTCGACGGCCTCGAACTCACCCCCGACGTGGCCACCGGCACCCTCACCGTCGAACCCCAGGGCGCCCGCCCCGGCCTGCCGGTCACCGCCACCGCGTACGACGGCGACCGCCCCGTCGCCACGGCCCGCGGCCGCAGCGGCGAACCCCTCACCCTCCGCATCCCGCGCCCACGCTTGTGGTCACCCGACGACCCCTTCCTGTACGACCTGAAGGTGAGCGTCGGCCGCGACCGCGTCGGCAGCTACTTCGGGATGCGTTCCGTCGAGGTGCGGAAGATCAACGGCGTCCCGCGCACCCTCCTCAACGGCGAGCCCGTCTTCCTGATGGCCACCCTCGACCAGGGCTTCTGGCCGGACGGCCTGCACACCGCGCCCACCGACGAGGCCCTGGCGTACGACCTGAGGATGCACAAGAAGATGGGCTTCAACTCGGTCCGCAAGCACATCAAGGTCGAACCCGACCGCTGGTTCTACTGGGCCGACCGCCTCGGTCTCCTCGTCTGGCAGGACATGCCCGCGATGACGGCCGGCGTGAACCCGAGCGCCGCGGCCCGCGCGCAGTACGAGCGCGAGATGAAGGAGATGATCGACGAGCACATCAGCAGCCCGTCGATCGTCATGTGGGTCACCTTCAACGAGGGCTGGGGCCAGTACGACGTCGGCCGCATCGCCGCCCAGGCCAAGGCCTGGGACCCGAGCCGCCTGGTCAACAACCAGTCCGGCCTCAACCTCGGCGCGGACGGCGGCACCGGCGACATCATGGACGAACACGGCTATCCCAGCCCCGCCCTGCCGCCCCACCCCGACGGCGAACGGGCCCTGGTCAGCGGGGAGTACGGCGGCCTCGGGCTCGCGGTACCCGGCCACGCCTGGTCGGTGCAGCAGTCGTACGTCGACGTCGACCCGGCCACGTACACGGACGACTACCTCGGCAAGCTCGACGAGGTGCGCGCCCTGGTGTGCCGGGGGAGCAACGGCGCCGTCTACACGCAGATCTCGGACGTCGAGGGCGAGCTCAACGGCCTGCTGACGTACGACCGCAAGGTCGTCAAGCCGGATGTGCGGCGGCTCGCGGCGGCCCACGAGGCGCTGATCGAGGACGCGTCCCGGGCGACGCCGGCCGGTTGCGTCTGA
- a CDS encoding LacI family DNA-binding transcriptional regulator: protein MPVSLKDVAERAGVSIKTVSNVVNDHPHVTPATRARVQQAIDALGYRPNPTARHLRRGRTGIIALAVPELANPYFAELAEAVIDAAAEHEYTVLLDRTGGRRDQEVLASQGFRTKVIDGIILSPLELQDADLAGRPDDVPLVLLGEREYDAPYDHIAIDNVAAARTAVRHLLELGRTRIAYVGAGADSANRPAELRLAGWRAELAAAGVPAPESLVVRGKGWGRERGARAMARLLDSGVRPDAVFAFNDLIAVGVLRELHERGLRVPEDVAVVGFDDIAEGRFGAVSLTTVSPDKGAVARLAVASVLGALTGGSEKQKGSGRRDITPGFRLVVRESTVGRR, encoded by the coding sequence ATGCCGGTGAGCCTGAAGGACGTGGCGGAGCGCGCGGGCGTCTCGATCAAGACCGTGTCCAACGTCGTGAACGACCATCCGCACGTCACGCCCGCCACCCGGGCCCGGGTCCAGCAGGCCATCGACGCGCTCGGCTACCGGCCCAACCCCACCGCGCGCCATCTGCGCAGGGGGCGTACGGGCATCATCGCGCTGGCCGTGCCCGAGCTCGCCAACCCCTACTTCGCCGAACTCGCCGAAGCCGTGATCGACGCGGCGGCCGAGCACGAGTACACGGTCCTGCTCGACCGCACCGGCGGGCGACGGGACCAGGAGGTGCTGGCCAGCCAGGGCTTCCGGACCAAGGTGATCGACGGAATCATCCTCAGCCCGCTGGAACTTCAGGACGCCGACCTGGCCGGGCGGCCCGACGACGTGCCGCTGGTGCTGCTCGGCGAGCGGGAGTACGACGCCCCCTACGACCACATCGCGATCGACAACGTGGCGGCGGCGCGCACAGCGGTACGGCATCTGCTGGAGCTGGGCCGTACCCGTATCGCCTATGTCGGCGCCGGGGCGGACTCGGCGAACCGTCCGGCCGAGCTGCGACTCGCGGGCTGGCGTGCGGAGTTGGCGGCCGCCGGGGTGCCTGCGCCGGAGAGCCTGGTGGTGCGCGGCAAGGGGTGGGGACGGGAGCGCGGGGCGCGGGCGATGGCCCGGTTGCTGGACTCGGGGGTGCGGCCCGACGCGGTGTTCGCGTTCAACGACCTGATCGCCGTCGGGGTGCTGCGGGAGCTGCACGAGCGGGGGTTGCGGGTGCCGGAGGACGTCGCCGTGGTGGGGTTCGACGACATCGCCGAGGGGCGGTTCGGGGCGGTGTCGCTGACCACTGTGTCGCCGGACAAGGGGGCTGTCGCGCGGTTGGCGGTGGCGTCGGTGCTGGGGGCGCTGACGGGGGGCTCGGAAAAGCAGAAGGGTTCCGGCAGGCGGGACATCACGCCTGGGTTCCGGTTGGTGGTGCGGGAGAGCACGGTGGGGCGGCGTTGA
- a CDS encoding NAD(P)-dependent oxidoreductase, translated as MGTLGTIAVLGATGMVGSRVIDEAAGRGHRVLALSRKPASEHPNVTPVAVDANDPQALREALAGSAPHGAVPDAVVVSVRTFPADQEFLVGATRTVLDVAARRGMRVLVVGGAGALRSPGDRELLVADNPAYVPAEYRAVAVAGVAQLRACQAHAGAEWVYLSPPALLEPGERTGRYRRGTDTLLTAEDSRSWISAEDLAVAVVDELENPGRERHITVVHRSPREGSRPGDASLSP; from the coding sequence ATGGGGACCCTTGGGACGATCGCGGTGCTCGGTGCCACCGGCATGGTGGGCAGCCGGGTGATCGACGAGGCCGCTGGACGCGGGCACCGGGTGCTCGCCCTGTCCCGGAAGCCCGCGAGCGAGCATCCGAACGTGACACCGGTCGCGGTCGACGCGAACGACCCGCAGGCCCTGCGCGAGGCGCTGGCAGGCTCCGCTCCTCACGGCGCCGTCCCGGACGCCGTCGTGGTGTCCGTCCGGACCTTTCCGGCCGACCAGGAGTTCCTGGTCGGCGCGACCCGTACCGTGCTGGACGTCGCCGCCCGGCGCGGGATGCGCGTCCTCGTGGTCGGAGGTGCCGGTGCCCTGCGCAGCCCCGGCGACCGGGAGCTGCTGGTCGCCGACAACCCCGCGTATGTGCCCGCCGAGTACCGGGCCGTCGCCGTCGCCGGTGTCGCCCAGTTGCGGGCCTGCCAGGCGCACGCCGGCGCGGAGTGGGTGTACCTGAGCCCGCCGGCCCTGCTCGAACCCGGTGAACGCACCGGCCGCTACCGGCGCGGCACCGACACCCTCCTCACCGCCGAGGACAGCCGCTCGTGGATCAGCGCCGAGGACCTGGCCGTCGCCGTGGTCGACGAACTCGAGAACCCGGGCCGCGAGCGCCACATCACGGTCGTCCACCGGTCTCCCCGGGAGGGGTCCCGGCCGGGCGATGCCAGCCTGTCCCCATGA
- a CDS encoding EamA family transporter, translating into METLTERPPGPARTVSAQRAVTVALTALAPAAWGTTYAVTTELLPPGHPLFAGLMRALPAGLVGLALTRVLPRGDWWWKAAVLGVLNIGALFPLLFLAAERLPGGVAATLSATQPLLVAGLAIAVLHDRPTAWRWSWGVLGVLGVGLVVLGPQARLDAVGVLAGLGGTAAMAGGVVLTKRWGRPAGVGPLTLAGWQLTAGGLLLLPLALAIDGVPQRIDAGAVGGYLWLGSMGGLIAYTLWFRGIGRLPVGASAPLVLLSPLVATVVGLGLGESLSLPQSFGFVLALAALLAAQFNAPLPRAGIAHAGHAERRARGERIP; encoded by the coding sequence ATGGAGACTCTGACCGAGCGGCCACCGGGCCCGGCGCGGACCGTGTCCGCGCAGCGGGCGGTGACCGTCGCACTGACCGCCCTCGCACCGGCGGCCTGGGGCACCACGTACGCCGTGACCACGGAACTGCTCCCGCCCGGGCATCCGCTGTTCGCCGGGCTGATGCGCGCCCTGCCCGCCGGACTGGTCGGGCTGGCGCTCACCCGTGTGCTCCCGCGCGGGGACTGGTGGTGGAAGGCCGCCGTCCTCGGCGTGCTCAACATCGGCGCGCTGTTCCCGCTGTTGTTCCTGGCGGCCGAACGACTCCCCGGCGGAGTCGCCGCCACCCTCAGCGCCACCCAGCCGCTGCTGGTCGCCGGGCTGGCGATAGCGGTGCTCCACGACCGGCCGACGGCCTGGCGGTGGTCCTGGGGTGTGCTCGGCGTGCTCGGCGTCGGGCTCGTCGTGCTCGGACCGCAGGCACGGCTCGACGCCGTCGGGGTCCTCGCAGGCCTCGGCGGTACGGCCGCGATGGCCGGCGGGGTCGTCCTCACCAAGCGCTGGGGCCGCCCCGCCGGGGTGGGGCCCCTGACCCTGGCGGGCTGGCAACTGACCGCCGGCGGCCTGCTGTTGCTGCCGCTCGCCCTCGCGATCGACGGTGTGCCGCAGCGGATCGACGCCGGAGCCGTCGGCGGCTACCTGTGGCTCGGCAGCATGGGCGGGCTGATCGCGTACACACTGTGGTTCCGCGGGATCGGGCGGCTGCCGGTCGGCGCGTCCGCACCGCTGGTCCTGTTGTCCCCGCTGGTCGCGACCGTCGTCGGCCTCGGACTGGGCGAGTCGTTGAGTCTGCCGCAGTCCTTCGGTTTCGTCCTCGCCCTGGCCGCGTTGCTCGCCGCGCAGTTCAACGCCCCGCTCCCGCGCGCCGGAATCGCGCACGCAGGGCATGCGGAGCGCCGTGCCAGAGGGGAGCGGATCCCATGA
- a CDS encoding LysR family transcriptional regulator, which yields MDLQQMRYVVALAETRNFTRAAERCSVVQSSLSHRIAGLERELGVQLFARSSRRVELTSAGAAFVAGARECLAAADRAAADAAAATGVVRGRLAVGVIVTAAAVDVPELLQRYRAQHPQVHVALRSGRSDDLVTAIREGDLDIAFLGLPEGERPSGVESVVLDHDRHVLVVQAGHRLAGASRVTLEEIAGETFVDFAAGTPARAQSDRAFTAAGLVRDVAYEAAVVELMTRLVARGLGIALMPSAYIRPLAADDPELALVPVVDGPRRVEYLAWSRFNPSPATRAMLGVLGVGSP from the coding sequence GTGGACCTCCAGCAGATGCGTTACGTCGTCGCCCTCGCCGAAACCCGCAACTTCACCCGCGCCGCCGAGCGCTGCTCGGTCGTGCAGTCCTCGCTCAGCCACCGGATCGCCGGTCTGGAACGCGAGCTCGGGGTACAGCTCTTCGCCCGGTCCAGCCGCCGCGTCGAGCTGACCAGTGCCGGGGCGGCGTTCGTCGCCGGCGCCCGTGAGTGCCTGGCCGCCGCCGACCGCGCGGCCGCCGACGCCGCCGCGGCGACCGGCGTGGTGCGCGGGCGGCTCGCCGTCGGTGTGATCGTGACCGCGGCCGCCGTCGACGTACCCGAGTTGCTCCAGCGGTACCGGGCCCAGCATCCGCAGGTTCACGTCGCCCTGCGGTCCGGACGCAGCGACGACCTGGTGACGGCGATCCGCGAGGGCGACCTGGACATCGCCTTCCTCGGCCTGCCGGAGGGCGAACGGCCGTCCGGGGTGGAGAGCGTCGTCCTCGATCACGACCGGCATGTGCTGGTGGTGCAAGCCGGGCACCGGCTCGCCGGCGCGTCCCGGGTCACGCTGGAGGAGATCGCCGGGGAGACCTTCGTGGACTTCGCGGCGGGGACACCCGCGCGGGCCCAGTCCGACCGGGCGTTCACCGCCGCCGGCCTGGTCCGCGACGTGGCGTACGAGGCCGCCGTCGTGGAGCTGATGACCCGGCTGGTCGCGCGGGGGCTCGGCATCGCGCTGATGCCGTCGGCGTACATCCGCCCACTGGCCGCCGACGATCCGGAACTGGCGCTGGTCCCGGTGGTCGACGGCCCGCGCCGGGTCGAGTATCTGGCGTGGAGCCGTTTCAACCCCAGCCCGGCGACCCGCGCCATGCTCGGCGTCCTCGGGGTCGGATCACCGTGA